One genomic region from Hoeflea algicola encodes:
- the ilvD gene encoding dihydroxy-acid dehydratase, which produces MPHYRSRTSTHGRNMAGARGLWRATGVKDGDFGKPIIAVVNSFTQFVPGHVHLKDLGQLVAGEIDKAGGIAKEFNTIAVDDGIAMGHDGMLYSLPSRELIADSVEYMVNAHCADAMVCISNCDKITPGMLMAAMRLNIPVIFVSGGPMEAGKVILEDGTEKALDLVDAMVAAADDNISDADVTAIERSACPTCGSCSGMFTANSMNCLAEAMGLALPGNGSTLATHSDREGLFREAGRRIVGLARQYYDGDDASVLPRSIAAFPAFENAMTLDIAMGGSTNTVLHLLAIAHEGEVDFTMSDIDRLSRKVPVLCKVAPAKSDVHMEDVHRAGGIMAILGELDRAGLLDTSMGTIHEKTLKDALKKWDVAQSSDEAVHALYRAAPGGVPTQTAFSQSRRYANVDLDRAEGVIRDAEHAFSQDGGLAVLFGNLAEDGCIVKTAGVDESILKFSGPAKIFESQDDAVSDILTGKVKPGEVVLIRYEGPRGGPGMQEMLYPTSYLKSKGLGKACALVTDGRFSGGSSGLSIGHVSPEAAEGGTIGLVENGDLIEIDIPGRSIHLAVDEATLAERRVKREAEGWKPEKPRKRKVSTALKAYASMTSSASKGAVRIL; this is translated from the coding sequence ATGCCGCATTATCGTTCGAGAACATCCACCCATGGCCGCAACATGGCAGGGGCTCGCGGCCTCTGGCGCGCCACAGGGGTGAAAGACGGCGATTTCGGCAAGCCGATCATTGCAGTGGTCAATTCCTTCACCCAGTTCGTGCCCGGCCATGTCCACCTCAAGGATCTGGGCCAGCTGGTTGCCGGCGAAATCGACAAGGCCGGCGGTATCGCCAAGGAATTCAACACGATCGCCGTCGATGACGGCATCGCCATGGGCCATGACGGCATGCTCTATTCGCTGCCCTCGCGCGAGCTGATCGCGGATTCGGTCGAATACATGGTCAATGCGCATTGCGCCGATGCGATGGTGTGCATCTCCAATTGCGATAAGATCACGCCTGGAATGCTGATGGCGGCGATGCGGCTCAACATTCCGGTGATCTTCGTCTCCGGCGGTCCGATGGAAGCCGGCAAGGTGATCCTCGAAGACGGCACCGAGAAGGCACTCGACCTGGTCGATGCCATGGTCGCCGCCGCCGATGACAACATCAGCGATGCCGACGTCACCGCTATCGAGCGCTCTGCCTGCCCGACCTGCGGCTCCTGTTCGGGCATGTTTACTGCCAACTCGATGAACTGCCTGGCCGAGGCCATGGGCCTGGCGCTGCCGGGCAACGGTTCGACACTCGCCACCCATTCCGACCGTGAAGGTCTTTTCCGCGAAGCCGGGCGCCGGATCGTCGGTCTGGCCAGACAATATTATGATGGCGACGACGCCAGTGTGCTGCCGCGCTCGATCGCGGCGTTCCCGGCGTTTGAAAATGCCATGACACTGGACATCGCCATGGGCGGATCGACCAACACGGTGCTGCATTTGCTGGCCATCGCCCATGAGGGCGAGGTTGATTTTACCATGAGCGACATCGACCGGCTGTCGCGCAAGGTTCCGGTCCTGTGCAAGGTGGCGCCTGCCAAGAGTGATGTTCACATGGAAGACGTCCATCGTGCCGGCGGCATCATGGCGATCCTGGGCGAACTCGACCGCGCGGGTCTGCTCGACACATCCATGGGCACAATCCACGAGAAAACACTCAAGGATGCGCTCAAGAAATGGGATGTGGCGCAGTCGTCCGATGAAGCGGTGCATGCGCTTTACCGTGCTGCGCCCGGTGGCGTGCCCACCCAGACCGCGTTTTCGCAATCGCGCCGCTACGCAAATGTTGATCTCGACCGCGCTGAAGGCGTGATTCGCGACGCCGAGCATGCCTTCTCCCAGGATGGTGGTTTGGCGGTTCTGTTCGGCAATCTGGCCGAGGATGGCTGCATCGTCAAAACCGCCGGCGTGGATGAATCTATCCTGAAATTCTCCGGCCCGGCCAAGATCTTTGAAAGCCAGGATGACGCCGTGTCCGACATCCTGACCGGCAAGGTAAAGCCGGGCGAGGTTGTGCTGATCCGCTATGAAGGTCCGCGCGGCGGCCCCGGAATGCAGGAAATGCTCTATCCGACCAGCTATCTGAAATCCAAGGGCCTGGGCAAAGCCTGTGCGCTGGTCACCGATGGTCGGTTCTCGGGCGGATCTTCGGGCCTGTCGATCGGCCATGTCTCGCCCGAAGCGGCAGAGGGCGGCACCATCGGGCTGGTTGAAAATGGCGACCTCATCGAAATCGACATCCCGGGCCGCAGCATTCATCTTGCCGTTGACGAGGCGACACTGGCGGAGCGCCGCGTCAAGCGCGAAGCTGAAGGTTGGAAACCCGAAAAGCCGCGCAAGCGCAAGGTTTCGACCGCACTGAAGGCCTACGCCTCGATGACGAGCAGTGCCTCAAAGGGCGCAGTGCGCATTCTTTGA
- a CDS encoding GNAT family N-acetyltransferase: MHLPEPLRMPDGANQAESWVAARQAESFLYAVREANTAAIVGLMILADTSEFDATVTLRLGYLFGQFAWGHGYATELVKGLVQELDQFGWSG, encoded by the coding sequence ATGCATCTACCGGAACCCTTGCGAATGCCCGATGGTGCAAACCAGGCTGAAAGCTGGGTGGCCGCGCGACAGGCTGAAAGCTTCCTCTACGCGGTGCGCGAGGCAAACACGGCGGCGATCGTGGGGTTGATGATCCTGGCCGACACTTCGGAGTTTGACGCCACGGTGACGCTGCGGCTGGGCTATCTGTTTGGCCAATTTGCCTGGGGGCACGGGTATGCGACGGAACTGGTGAAAGGCCTGGTTCAGGAACTCGATCAATTCGGTTGGAGCGGATAA
- a CDS encoding SH3 domain-containing protein — MRRLSLISASCLAIAALAASPMVDGGSTALAQGAASAKSGTGLPLPRFVSLKASRVNLRIGPGRAYAVAWLYTKPGVPMEVIQEYDNWRRVRDAEGTEGWVYQSLLSGRRTGIAAPWKAEDGQENFINMHREARPNANIVARLEPGVVLEVNACDGSWCEASADGVDGYIAQNEIWGAYPGEAFK, encoded by the coding sequence ATGCGTCGCCTTTCCCTGATTTCCGCAAGTTGCCTCGCCATCGCCGCGCTGGCAGCGAGTCCGATGGTCGACGGCGGATCGACTGCCCTGGCGCAAGGCGCCGCCAGCGCCAAGAGCGGCACCGGGTTGCCATTGCCCCGGTTTGTCAGCCTCAAGGCCTCGCGGGTGAACTTGCGGATCGGGCCGGGCCGGGCCTATGCGGTGGCCTGGCTCTACACCAAGCCCGGCGTGCCGATGGAAGTGATTCAGGAATACGACAACTGGCGGCGGGTGCGCGACGCCGAAGGCACAGAGGGCTGGGTTTACCAGTCACTGCTTTCGGGACGCCGTACCGGCATTGCCGCGCCGTGGAAGGCCGAGGACGGCCAGGAAAACTTCATCAACATGCACCGCGAAGCCCGCCCCAACGCCAATATCGTGGCCCGGCTTGAGCCCGGCGTCGTGCTCGAGGTCAACGCCTGTGACGGCAGTTGGTGCGAAGCCAGCGCTGACGGTGTCGACGGCTACATCGCGCAGAACGAAATCTGGGGTGCCTACCCCGGCGAGGCATTCAAGTAG
- a CDS encoding 2-hydroxyacid dehydrogenase, which yields MQNRKKPKVYITRRLPDQVETRMRELFDAELNITDERRTQPELVAAIRSADVLVPTVTDKINAALIEQAGPQLKLIANFGNGVDNIDVEAAQKRGITVTNTPNVLSEDTADMTMALMLAVPRRLIEGASLLVGNGGSWQGWSPTWMLGNRIGGKRLGIIGMGRIGTAVARRAKAFGLSIHYHNRRHVDPATEEQLEATYWDSLDQMLARVDIVSVHCPSTPATFHLLSARRLNLMKPGAYIVNTARGGIIDEDALIKALREGRLSGAGLDVFEHEPAVDKKLVKLAAEGKVLLLPHMGSATIEGRIDMGDKVIINIRTFFDGHRPPDRVLPFRG from the coding sequence ATGCAAAACCGAAAAAAACCGAAGGTCTATATCACTCGTCGCTTGCCCGACCAGGTAGAGACCCGTATGCGCGAGCTGTTCGACGCCGAGCTCAACATCACCGACGAGCGGCGCACCCAGCCCGAACTGGTCGCAGCCATCCGCTCAGCCGATGTTCTGGTCCCCACCGTCACCGACAAGATCAATGCGGCGCTGATCGAACAGGCCGGCCCGCAGTTGAAGCTGATCGCCAATTTCGGCAATGGCGTCGACAACATCGATGTCGAGGCGGCGCAGAAGCGCGGCATTACCGTCACCAACACCCCCAATGTGCTGTCTGAAGACACCGCCGACATGACCATGGCGCTGATGCTGGCGGTGCCGCGGCGGCTGATCGAAGGCGCGTCGTTGCTGGTCGGCAATGGCGGCAGCTGGCAGGGCTGGTCACCGACCTGGATGCTCGGCAACCGCATCGGCGGCAAGCGGCTCGGCATCATCGGCATGGGCCGCATTGGCACCGCCGTCGCCCGCCGCGCCAAGGCTTTCGGCCTGTCGATCCATTATCACAACCGCCGTCATGTCGATCCCGCCACCGAAGAGCAGCTCGAGGCCACCTATTGGGACAGCCTCGACCAGATGCTGGCGCGGGTCGATATCGTCTCGGTCCATTGCCCGTCGACGCCGGCCACCTTCCATCTGCTGTCGGCGCGCCGGCTCAACCTGATGAAGCCGGGGGCCTATATCGTCAACACTGCCCGCGGCGGTATTATCGACGAAGATGCCCTGATCAAGGCGTTGCGCGAAGGCCGGCTGTCGGGCGCCGGCCTTGATGTGTTCGAGCACGAGCCGGCGGTCGACAAGAAACTGGTGAAACTGGCTGCCGAAGGCAAGGTGCTGCTGCTACCACATATGGGATCGGCCACCATTGAGGGCCGCATCGACATGGGCGACAAGGTGATCATCAATATTCGCACCTTCTTCGATGGCCACCGTCCACCTGACCGGGTACTGCCGTTCAGGGGGTGA
- a CDS encoding molybdopterin-synthase adenylyltransferase MoeB, translated as MDEPHLSPEEVARYARHIVLKEISGSGQQQLKAARVLVLGAGGLGSPVLSYLAAAGVGLLGVVDDDKVSLSNLQRQILHDSANIGMAKTESAAQAIARLNPHTRVIPHTLRLTVDNAVDILTAYDMVVDGSDNFEVRYLLADTCEALNIPLVTAAVGRFDGSVTVVAPYQQDAKGRPCPRFRDLFPEAPPPGLVPSCSEAGVVGALTGVIGTLQAMEVIKLITGAGEPLIGRLLLYDGLAASFQTIRYSRKE; from the coding sequence ATGGACGAACCCCATCTGAGCCCCGAAGAAGTTGCGCGCTACGCCCGCCACATCGTGCTCAAGGAGATTAGCGGCAGTGGGCAGCAACAGCTGAAAGCGGCACGGGTGCTGGTGCTGGGCGCCGGCGGGCTGGGGTCGCCGGTGCTGAGCTACCTGGCCGCCGCCGGTGTCGGGCTTTTGGGTGTAGTCGATGACGACAAAGTGTCGCTGTCCAACCTGCAACGACAGATCCTGCATGACAGTGCCAATATCGGCATGGCCAAGACCGAGAGTGCGGCGCAGGCAATTGCCCGGCTCAACCCGCATACCAGGGTAATCCCCCACACACTCAGGCTCACCGTCGACAACGCCGTCGATATCCTCACCGCCTATGACATGGTGGTCGACGGGTCGGACAATTTCGAGGTGCGTTATCTGCTGGCCGACACTTGCGAAGCATTGAACATTCCTCTCGTGACGGCGGCGGTGGGGCGGTTCGACGGCTCGGTCACGGTGGTCGCGCCCTATCAGCAGGACGCCAAGGGGCGGCCCTGCCCGCGCTTCCGGGATCTATTTCCCGAGGCACCGCCGCCGGGACTGGTGCCCAGTTGCTCCGAAGCCGGTGTTGTGGGGGCACTGACCGGGGTGATCGGCACCTTGCAGGCAATGGAAGTGATCAAGCTGATTACCGGCGCCGGTGAACCGCTGATCGGCCGTCTGCTGCTTTACGACGGGCTGGCCGCGAGCTTTCAGACCATCCGCTACAGCCGCAAAGAATGA
- the recF gene encoding DNA replication/repair protein RecF (All proteins in this family for which functions are known are DNA-binding proteins that assist the filamentation of RecA onto DNA for the initiation of recombination or recombinational repair.), which yields MAPKVHIERLKLSGFRNYSSLSLTLDARHVVLVGDNGAGKTNLMEAVSLLTPGRGLRRAAYGDMIMAGSAPGAGFSVFAGLEGMAGPVDIGTGVEGGEDSSSRKVRLNGAPARATDELLEHLRLLWLTPAMDGLFTGAAGDRRRFLDRLVLSVDPTHGSRALNYERAMRGRNRLLSEGRSDPTWLDGVETQMAELGVAMAMARREVVSLLSNLIESNAAHSAFPAAAVRLEGFLEDRALQSASDMEAMFLEQLKTGRNRDAAAGRTLSGPHRMDLVVEHRAKAMPAALSSTGEQKALLIGIILGHAQLVASMTGHAPVLLLDEIAAHLDEGRRAALFDLVEALDCQAFMTGTDAAMFAALGGRGQVFSVAGNQVTPHES from the coding sequence ATGGCCCCGAAAGTGCACATCGAGCGACTGAAGCTCAGCGGCTTTCGCAATTATTCGAGCCTGTCGCTGACGCTTGACGCCCGCCATGTGGTGCTCGTGGGCGATAATGGTGCGGGCAAGACCAACCTGATGGAAGCCGTGTCGCTGCTGACCCCAGGCCGGGGCCTGCGCCGCGCCGCCTATGGCGACATGATCATGGCCGGGTCGGCGCCTGGCGCCGGGTTCAGTGTTTTTGCGGGCCTCGAGGGCATGGCCGGGCCGGTCGACATCGGTACCGGGGTGGAGGGCGGCGAGGATTCCAGCTCCCGCAAGGTGCGGCTCAACGGTGCGCCGGCGCGTGCGACCGACGAATTGCTCGAACATTTGCGGCTGTTGTGGCTGACACCGGCGATGGACGGCCTATTCACCGGGGCTGCGGGCGACCGGCGACGGTTCCTGGACCGGCTGGTGCTGTCGGTGGACCCGACCCATGGCAGCCGGGCGCTCAATTACGAACGCGCCATGCGCGGCCGCAACCGGCTGTTGTCGGAGGGCCGGAGCGATCCGACCTGGCTTGACGGGGTGGAGACGCAGATGGCCGAGCTCGGTGTGGCGATGGCGATGGCACGGCGCGAGGTGGTGAGCCTGTTGTCGAACCTGATCGAAAGCAACGCCGCGCACAGCGCGTTTCCCGCCGCCGCAGTCCGGCTGGAAGGGTTTCTGGAGGACAGGGCGCTGCAATCGGCCAGCGACATGGAAGCAATGTTCCTTGAACAGCTAAAAACCGGGCGCAACCGTGACGCGGCCGCCGGACGAACCTTGTCAGGCCCGCACCGGATGGACCTGGTGGTCGAACACCGGGCCAAGGCGATGCCGGCAGCGCTCTCGTCGACGGGTGAGCAGAAGGCGCTGCTGATCGGCATCATCCTCGGTCACGCCCAACTGGTGGCCAGCATGACCGGGCACGCGCCGGTGCTGCTGCTCGACGAGATCGCCGCCCATCTTGACGAAGGCCGCCGGGCGGCGTTGTTTGATCTGGTCGAGGCGCTCGATTGCCAGGCCTTCATGACCGGGACTGATGCGGCGATGTTTGCAGCGCTGGGCGGGCGCGGTCAGGTGTTTTCGGTGGCCGGCAACCAGGTGACGCCGCACGAGAGCTGA
- the dnaN gene encoding DNA polymerase III subunit beta: MRVTLERSNLLKSLNHVHRVVERRNTIPILSNVLLKAEGATLDMKATDLDLEITEATSAMVEQAGSTTVPAHLLYDIVRKLSDGSEVLLATNPDDASMTVASGRSKFSLQCLPESDFPDLTAGAFSHTFRLPATQLKMLIDRTQFAISTEETRYYLNGIYIHTIENDGALKLRTVATDGHRLARADVDAPAGSEGMPGIIIPRKTVGELQKLVDNPDLTVTVEVSDAKIRFTIGSVVLTSKLIDGTFPDYQRVIPTGNDKELTVDCQSFAQAVDRVSTISSERGRAVKLAIADGQLTLTVNNPDSGSATEELAVGYDRDPLEIGFNAKYLLDITNQLSGTDAVFMLADPGSPTLVRDTAGDDALYVLMPMRV, translated from the coding sequence ATGCGTGTCACACTCGAGCGTTCCAACCTTCTGAAATCGCTGAACCACGTTCACCGCGTGGTCGAGCGTCGCAACACCATTCCGATCCTGTCGAATGTGCTGCTCAAGGCCGAGGGCGCGACGCTGGACATGAAAGCCACCGACCTAGATCTGGAAATCACCGAGGCGACGTCGGCGATGGTCGAACAGGCGGGTTCAACCACGGTGCCGGCACACCTGCTATACGACATCGTTCGCAAGCTGTCGGACGGTTCGGAAGTGCTGCTGGCAACCAATCCGGACGATGCCTCGATGACGGTGGCCTCGGGTCGCTCGAAATTTTCGCTGCAGTGCCTGCCGGAATCGGATTTCCCCGATCTTACCGCCGGCGCTTTCAGCCACACTTTCCGGCTGCCGGCGACGCAGCTGAAGATGCTGATCGACCGCACCCAGTTCGCGATTTCGACAGAAGAAACGCGCTACTACCTCAACGGCATCTATATTCACACGATCGAAAATGACGGAGCGCTGAAGCTGCGTACGGTTGCTACCGACGGGCACCGGCTGGCGCGCGCCGATGTCGACGCGCCCGCGGGCTCGGAAGGCATGCCCGGCATCATCATTCCGCGCAAGACTGTCGGCGAACTCCAGAAGCTGGTCGACAATCCCGACTTGACGGTGACGGTCGAGGTATCCGACGCCAAGATCCGCTTTACCATCGGCTCGGTGGTGCTGACCTCGAAACTGATCGACGGCACCTTCCCCGATTACCAGCGGGTGATCCCGACCGGCAACGACAAGGAATTGACGGTCGATTGCCAGAGTTTTGCGCAGGCTGTCGACCGGGTGTCGACGATCTCCTCGGAGCGCGGGCGCGCGGTCAAGCTGGCGATTGCCGACGGGCAATTGACGCTGACCGTCAACAACCCCGATTCGGGTAGCGCAACGGAAGAACTGGCTGTGGGCTATGATCGCGATCCGTTGGAAATCGGTTTCAACGCCAAATACCTGCTCGACATCACCAATCAGCTGTCAGGCACCGACGCGGTGTTCATGCTTGCCGATCCGGGCTCACCGACACTGGTGCGCGACACCGCCGGCGACGACGCATTGTATGTGCTGATGCCGATGCGCGTGTAG
- the dnaA gene encoding chromosomal replication initiator protein DnaA, which translates to MMTTQKAAQWGDNKNSAQPLGGDVCPTAKEGADMNKSNEAFDRVTARLKAQVGPEVFTSWFGRLKLQSASKSVVRLSVPTAFLKSWINNKYLDQISALFQEEDPGILKVEIVVRSATRAHRGSDAPAVTTRVQVEAAPAAARKEQAVSFKSVNAHFSAQSKGQHAANAVIGSPLDPRCTFDSYVEGSSNRVALAAAKTIAEAGTGAVRFNPLFIHSNVGLGKTHLLQAVAAAASSHARNPRVVYLTAEYFMWRFATAIRDNDALSFKESLRNIDLLVIDDMQFLQGKSIQHEFCHLLNMLLDSARQVVVAADRAPWELESLDPRVRSRLQGGVAIEIEAPAYEMRLEMLRQRLAAAQAEDATLDISEEILAHVAQNITSSGRELEGAFNQLLFRLSFEPNLSIERVDQLLGHLVNAGEPKRVRIEDIQRVVSRHYNVTRQELVSDRRTRVIVKPRQIAMYLAKTMTPRSFPEIGRRFGGRDHTTVLHAVRKIEELINGDTKLGHEIELLKRLIIE; encoded by the coding sequence ATGATGACGACGCAAAAAGCGGCACAATGGGGCGACAACAAGAACAGTGCCCAACCGCTTGGCGGCGATGTTTGCCCGACGGCGAAAGAAGGGGCGGACATGAACAAGAGCAACGAGGCATTCGACCGGGTGACGGCGCGGTTGAAGGCACAGGTCGGACCTGAGGTTTTTACCAGCTGGTTCGGTCGACTGAAACTTCAGTCAGCTTCCAAGAGCGTGGTGAGGCTGTCGGTACCGACTGCATTCCTGAAATCCTGGATCAACAACAAGTATCTCGACCAGATCAGCGCCCTGTTCCAGGAAGAGGATCCGGGCATCCTTAAGGTGGAAATCGTGGTCCGGTCAGCGACCCGCGCCCACCGTGGCAGCGATGCACCGGCAGTAACCACCCGGGTTCAGGTCGAGGCGGCTCCGGCGGCAGCCCGCAAGGAACAAGCGGTTTCGTTCAAGAGCGTGAACGCCCATTTTTCAGCGCAATCGAAGGGTCAGCATGCGGCCAATGCGGTGATCGGCTCGCCGCTCGATCCGCGCTGCACATTCGACAGCTATGTCGAGGGCTCATCCAACCGGGTGGCGCTGGCAGCGGCCAAGACGATTGCCGAGGCCGGCACCGGCGCGGTGCGGTTCAACCCGCTGTTCATCCATTCCAATGTCGGACTGGGCAAGACCCATCTTCTGCAGGCGGTTGCCGCTGCGGCAAGCAGCCATGCCCGCAATCCACGGGTGGTGTATCTGACTGCGGAATATTTCATGTGGCGTTTCGCCACCGCGATCCGCGACAATGACGCGCTGTCATTCAAGGAATCACTGCGCAATATCGACCTGTTGGTGATCGACGACATGCAGTTCCTGCAGGGCAAGTCGATCCAGCATGAATTCTGCCATCTGCTCAACATGCTGCTCGATTCAGCCCGCCAGGTGGTGGTGGCTGCGGACCGGGCGCCATGGGAGCTGGAATCGCTTGATCCGCGGGTTCGCTCGCGGCTGCAGGGCGGCGTGGCGATCGAGATCGAGGCGCCTGCCTACGAGATGCGACTGGAAATGCTGCGCCAACGGCTTGCCGCGGCGCAGGCTGAGGATGCCACACTCGACATCAGCGAGGAGATCCTCGCCCATGTCGCCCAGAACATCACCTCAAGCGGGCGGGAGCTTGAGGGGGCGTTCAACCAGCTCCTGTTCCGGCTCAGCTTCGAGCCCAACCTGTCGATCGAGCGGGTGGACCAGTTGCTGGGCCACCTGGTCAATGCGGGCGAGCCGAAGCGGGTGCGTATCGAGGACATCCAGCGGGTGGTTTCGCGCCATTACAACGTCACACGACAGGAACTGGTGTCGGACCGACGCACCCGGGTTATCGTCAAGCCGCGGCAGATTGCCATGTACCTGGCCAAGACGATGACGCCGCGCTCGTTTCCGGAAATCGGTCGTCGGTTCGGCGGTCGCGACCACACCACGGTGCTGCATGCGGTGCGCAAGATCGAGGAACTGATCAATGGCGATACCAAGTTGGGCCATGAGATCGAGCTGCTGAAGCGGCTGATCATCGAATAG
- the rpsT gene encoding 30S ribosomal protein S20 — MANTTSAKKATRKIARRTDTNKARRSRVRGFLRTVEEAISAGDKTAAAEALKAAQPELMRAAGKGVFHANTASRKVSRLASRVKAISA; from the coding sequence ATGGCCAATACAACTTCGGCGAAAAAGGCGACCCGCAAGATTGCCCGCCGCACTGACACCAACAAGGCGCGGCGCTCACGGGTTCGCGGTTTCCTTCGCACCGTTGAGGAAGCCATCAGCGCCGGCGACAAGACCGCCGCTGCAGAAGCTCTGAAGGCAGCACAGCCCGAGCTGATGCGCGCCGCCGGCAAGGGCGTATTTCACGCCAATACGGCATCACGCAAGGTTTCCCGACTGGCCAGCCGGGTGAAGGCAATTTCTGCCTAA
- a CDS encoding enoyl-CoA hydratase has protein sequence MALKTLKTETRGRVAIVTLNRPDALNALNSELLGELRETLAHFSADDKIGAIVLTGSEKAFAAGADIKEMQPKDYVSAYLEDLFEGWSAVSNTRKPLIAAVAGYALGGGCELAMMCDFIIAADTAKFGQPEITLGIIPGMGGTQRLTRAVGKAKAMDLCLTGRMMDAEEAERSGLVARVVPADELLATAMKAAEKIAGFSLPVAMMVKESVNRADEVTLAEGLRFERRLFHSLFATEDQKEGMGAFIDKRKAQFKHR, from the coding sequence ATGGCGCTCAAGACACTGAAGACAGAAACACGTGGCCGGGTGGCCATCGTCACCCTCAACCGGCCCGACGCGCTCAATGCGCTCAATTCCGAGCTACTGGGCGAACTGCGCGAGACGCTCGCCCATTTCAGCGCCGACGACAAAATCGGTGCGATCGTGCTGACCGGCTCGGAAAAGGCTTTTGCCGCCGGCGCCGACATCAAGGAAATGCAGCCCAAGGATTATGTCAGCGCCTATCTCGAGGACCTGTTCGAGGGATGGAGTGCCGTCTCCAATACTCGCAAGCCGCTGATTGCCGCAGTGGCCGGCTATGCGCTGGGCGGTGGCTGCGAGCTCGCCATGATGTGCGATTTCATTATCGCCGCCGACACCGCCAAGTTCGGCCAGCCGGAAATCACCCTGGGCATTATCCCCGGCATGGGCGGCACCCAGCGGCTTACCCGCGCGGTGGGCAAGGCCAAGGCCATGGATCTGTGCCTGACCGGACGGATGATGGACGCCGAGGAAGCTGAGCGCTCCGGCCTGGTGGCGCGCGTGGTGCCGGCCGACGAATTGCTGGCCACGGCAATGAAGGCTGCAGAAAAGATCGCCGGCTTCTCGCTGCCGGTGGCCATGATGGTCAAGGAATCGGTCAACCGGGCTGACGAGGTGACACTTGCCGAGGGCCTGCGGTTTGAACGGCGGCTGTTTCATTCGCTGTTTGCAACGGAAGACCAGAAGGAAGGCATGGGCGCCTTCATCGACAAGCGCAAGGCTCAGTTCAAGCATCGCTGA
- the mutM gene encoding bifunctional DNA-formamidopyrimidine glycosylase/DNA-(apurinic or apyrimidinic site) lyase → MPELPEVETVRRGLQPVMEDARFTRVEQRRADLRFAFPEDFARRLEGRRVVSLGRRAKYLIAELDDGMALISHLGMSGSFRIEPDGAQELKPGVFHHPRSKDGRHDHVVFHMDGPAGRARVIYNDPRRFGYMDLIVRATLAEHPWFRNLGVEPTGNSLDAQTLADRLSGKAAPLKAALLDQRVIAGLGNIYVCEALWRAGLSPVKPAGRLVTASGRPRKDLERLTADIRTVISEAIAAGGSSLRDHIQTDGTMGYFQHGFSVYDREGKACPRPGCGDTVRRIVQGGRSTFLCPRCQKH, encoded by the coding sequence TTGCCCGAATTGCCCGAAGTCGAAACTGTCCGTCGTGGCCTGCAGCCGGTGATGGAGGATGCCCGGTTCACCCGTGTCGAGCAGCGGCGGGCCGATTTGCGCTTTGCCTTTCCCGAGGATTTTGCCAGACGGCTGGAAGGCCGGCGGGTGGTCTCTCTCGGGCGCCGGGCGAAATACCTGATCGCCGAGCTTGATGACGGCATGGCGCTGATCAGCCATCTGGGCATGTCGGGCTCGTTCCGGATCGAACCGGACGGCGCGCAGGAACTCAAGCCGGGCGTGTTCCACCATCCCCGCTCCAAGGACGGTCGGCATGACCATGTGGTGTTTCACATGGACGGGCCGGCAGGACGGGCGCGGGTGATCTACAACGACCCGCGCCGGTTCGGCTACATGGACCTGATCGTGCGGGCGACGCTGGCCGAGCATCCCTGGTTCCGCAATCTCGGCGTCGAGCCGACCGGCAACAGCCTGGACGCGCAAACGCTGGCTGACCGGCTTTCAGGCAAGGCAGCACCACTCAAAGCGGCGCTGCTCGACCAACGGGTGATCGCCGGGCTCGGCAACATATATGTATGCGAGGCTCTTTGGCGCGCCGGGCTTTCGCCGGTCAAGCCCGCGGGACGACTGGTGACCGCGAGCGGCCGTCCGCGCAAGGATCTGGAACGGCTGACGGCGGACATCCGCACGGTGATCAGCGAGGCGATCGCGGCGGGTGGCTCTTCGCTGCGCGACCACATCCAGACTGACGGAACGATGGGCTACTTCCAGCACGGATTTTCAGTCTACGACCGTGAGGGAAAGGCTTGCCCCCGGCCCGGCTGTGGCGATACGGTCCGCCGGATCGTGCAAGGTGGCCGCTCGACATTCCTGTGCCCGCGCTGCCAGAAGCACTGA